The Nicotiana tomentosiformis chromosome 2, ASM39032v3, whole genome shotgun sequence genome includes the window tccaactgaaccgtgctgaaatccaaaacatgggacgaatctccagtatacttccggagcatggaaacatgaaacattggatgcacactcgacaagctgggtggcaaggcaagcttataagccacctctcctatcctccgaagcacctcaaaaggcccaatgaaccgggggctcaacttgcccttcttcccaaacctcataacacccttcatgggtgataccttcagcaaaaccttctccccaaccataaaagacacatcacagaccttcctatccgcgtagctcttctgcctggactgcgccgtgcgaagtcgctcctgaatcaatttcaccttatctaatgcatcctggaccaagtctatacctaagagcctagcctcacccggctcaaaccatccaaccggagatctacacctcctcccatacaaagccttgtatggagccatctgaatgctcgactgataattgttgttatatgcaaactacgcgagtggcagaaactggtcccatgaacccccaaattcaatgacacaagcacgtaacatgtcctcaaatatctgaataatgcgctcggactgcccgtcggtctgagggtgaaaagctgtgcttaactcaacctgagtacccaactctcgctgcacggccctctaaaactgtgatgtgaactgagtacccctatctatgcaaattctccatcccgtgacagttcttgtaggaattaagtcattgttttcattaactactacagtcaccccctttcttcggcacacattgaactgggcttacccatttgctatcagagattggaaatacaatacctgcatcaagccacgtaatcatttcttttcttaccacctatttcatgattggatttagtcggcgttgttgctctacacttggcttgtgtccgtcctccatgaggattttatgcatgcagaaagctggactaatgcctttaatgtcagacattgtccgcccaattgctcgcttgtgctcacgtagcaccctcaatagcttttcttcctgcaatttagacaagtgagaagaaacaataacaggtaaagtgtcagaactactcaaataagcatattgaaggtgagggggtaggggtttaagctccaattttggagcttcttcaattgacggctttggaggggggccacttggcctattcaggggctcaaatgggtgtattccttgcatgtaagcacatgatgcatcgaggatatgcatcatctcctcaacctcattgTCAATCATCAAGCTATCAAATAACATGATTGTTTTTTCTAGagagtcgtctagatatacactcgtgtcaagaagttgctcatccacctccacaacagatatcatagagagctcctcatagtggcggggaagttggattgctttgtagacattgaagactgcttcctcgttgtccaccctcataatcattttcccttctcgcactttaattattgcatcaccagtagccaagagaggtcatcccaatatgattggaacttgttcatcagcctcaaaatctagaataatgaagtcagctgggaagataaatttccattacagcagcacatcttcaatcactccctcagggtaggctatggacctatcagctaattgcaacatcacagtggttggtcttggagctcccagacccaattgcttaaacaaggacaatggcatcagatttatgctcgcacccaaatcacaaagagcacgacccacatcaatattaccgattcgcactggaatggtgaagctgccaggatccttaagcttttgaggaagcttgttttggacccttgaagtgcactcctcagtaagtgcaactgtctcgaacttagtcaatttcctcttgtgagccactatatcttttatgtacttagcatactttggaatttcacgaagtacatccactaatggaatatttatttgaacctgactcaacttagagagaaatttgttgaacatgtgatcgtcattctttttctgcaatctctgggggaaaggtggtggtggccttgcagcctccattcgctctgaacttacatcatttttctttgactcatgtattgccttaggggtcagctccccctcaggtataggtctgtcctttctcttctttggcacttcctctagttctctcccgtttctgagtgtaattgcattaatttgagggttcttctctgtatcactgggaagagagcctgtaggtttagtattttgatttgctgccaactgccccatttgcctctcaagatttctgaaatcggtcctgagctgttgattgtcaagTAACAAATTTtttagcaagtcattcgtactctcttctgtttgttggggtggcttctgaggctaattgaaatttttttgaggcctatactgattctgattctgttgattttcgccccatgagaagttaggatgattcctccaatttggattgtaagtgttcccatattgtgcatgctgattcatcggacctctgttttattgccccacatagtatatagatttaggattcgtggggcacatgtcactcatatgactgtcaccacatagttcgcaGCAAATAGACATTTGTTGTACCtgttgcatctgttgtgtttgttgcattgtcattctgttcatctgatttgccagctttccaatatctgctctcatggttgagaagtcatcaagctcaatcaccccagctgccttctgtttaattactCTTCTTgcgtccccatctccttgccaattatggtcattagcagtgaagttatttagcaagagttgtatttcactatacggcctcgccatgcaactacccccacaagctgaatcaagattcatctttgatgcctcgtctagcccatcaacaaaagtgtgacccaaaacctcatcagtctgacaatgatgtgggcagtctctgagtagcttcttgtatctttcccaagcttgacgaagtgtctcgccatcccgttgttggaacccaagaatttggctcctcagcgattttgtcttcttagtggggaaaaacttgattaggaatttccttgctaaatcatcccaagtgtggattgaatttgcgggctccttttgcaaccattccttagcttcccccaacaatgaaaagggaaatagtgttagcctgacatagtccttggaaacattCGGATAATtataagtgtccgtaatttccaaaaagtactgaatgtgcctctgcgggtcttcatgagatagacccacatattgccctgtggactgaatcagctgtaccatgtactgtttgagttcaaaatgccccgtgatatcaggcttcatgatagcctgagtcatattagcaagattgggtcttgcggcttctatcaccggatgctcctcattacctgccatctctattggctgtggttgaactacgatgtccaactctctttctattctcgttctagcttcgacttccctcctcactctatgaagtgttagTTCAATCTCTGGATCAAaaggaaggaggttgtttgcacttctactcctctgcattcaagagaagatcctGCCTTAACACAAataaggcaaactgaaaattaaaacttgaactaataagtaataaaagcttaactcagtcaagtagctaatttctaactcagtcaagtagtaataaaaacttgttgcgaccaaacacactcacgcaagtatacgcggtcgtcaagtgatagagtagtgaataaagtatcgttcccacgaagacttatgattaacttttgactaattcaaactcaaatagcttatcgattcaagcgatttcttataaaatagataattgtctaatttactacctaaaaactatcaagtaaagACTTACTAgaattcaacacaacacttaaatagttttaaataacaatcaatggaAGATAATATTTCAGGATCACGGGTTATCTAataatcatgttgcattcttagcttaaaataactaattgatttatctggattgttggttgacagggttgatattactcataagaatctgtcgaacccttactcgcctattcaagctaacttaatacctatatatctatggaattaagattaacaagcacgtatttacaattcctgtattgcaaccgagcaaggcaattaggtatatgtctatcccaattgcgaatccattccccgatgcccgggtttaagaacttgctctatttaattttatatgcaatctagagttcccactttcgagttcaactctagattcgtaggtagtatttcactgttagctactcagcaaaataattaaaaacagaattaaataaataacccaatatgataaaatcaacttcgtcaaattaaacttcaaacatcaacattcatgtatacccatgaccctagaaaaatagggttcttagccactcatgttcatgcaatcatcaaataactcacaagagtgcataataatcaataaaagaaggaaaaataagaactcaagatgaattccgtggttccccagctttgtcgtggcttttctcctcttcccaatatgttagatgccctaaaagagacgtttttggcttatatattgcgcacaaaagtcgtgggccaaagttctcctattcctaatccgacttggctacagggattgatgttggggtggatgcgtcgcatccgcctcgtcctccacttctcagcttcgcatgctagggtggatgcgtcgcatccaccctttgttcctccttctcagctttgcccaggtgcggatgctatgggccgacttcactgctaagggtgtacgaaatctgatttttttctctagattggatgcgacgcatccaatccctcttcctctacctagagcacattttcttcatatttttgtactccaaacaccctaattcatcacacacaacttaattagtcataaaaccaataattaaaccatgttgggcattttaaggatcaaatagcatcaaaaagcggttaaaacatgggtaaagtaacatcaacacatatcgaaatatgcccaacatcagtTGTGCTATTATAAACATCTGTGTGAATGCTTCATTTGGTGTCATGTATGAAGTTTTGGAACTTGCAAGTGGAGTGGTTATTCCCATTGTCATTATTCTGGTTCTTCAATCTGAAGTTGTCCTATTGGAAATGGAGGAATGCCTTGGACACGTTCTTGCGAGCATCACTCGAGAAGGAACCGCATTAGGTATATGTTGTGAGATTATTGAGTATCATCAACTAGAGCCATTTACAGCCACCCCTCGAGATAATATTCTTCAGAGACTTGAGCTTCTGGAAATTCTCGCAAAGATCCGGGAGCAACCACAACTTGGTTTAGTTGTCTATGTCAACAACGATCAACTTGGTGTTCCCTACAAGCATGAAACAATGCACAACTTTAAATCATATAGCTGTCCATATGTTGGGTCGGGGTGCACTATGGTATTTCTTTATTTGGCACTTCATTTATATGAGGTAGTGACTAGGCAAGAACTCGGGCATCCTCATTTTGACGCTTACCAGGATGGATTATATGCTGGGGTGATTATCAGATGGTTGAAATATTTTTCAACATTCATAGAGATGAAACTTTGTCTGCTATAGATAATGTCTACAGATGCATAAACCCATTCAAAGTTCTATTCTGGTGGAGGACTGCATTGATTTACCAAACACCAGAAGAAGAGTATAGTACACTAATTCATGGTCCACCATATCAAGCTTGGCTAATAGTTCTGGCAAATAAAAAAGGGGTCATCGGAGATTATTGGGCTAAGCAGGCCCTAAAGAAATTGTTGGTCAGGTATCATGACTTCGTTAACCTTCTGAAAGATAAATGTGTCACCAAAGAGAGTGAGAACAATCCATATGCAAAGgaagttgatattattttatggattCGTATGACTTCGGCTGAAGGGTTCCACTTCTATATAGCAAGGTTCTTGCAACAAATAACAGTACTCTACCcgaaccttgaggacaaggttcttTTTGAGGCGGGAGGTATTGTTGTGAACTTAGTGAGTAATTTAGTGGAGGgcatatttaaaaatttaaataattatttgtgGGACCCAGGTTGAATGTAGGCAAGGGAAAATTAGTTATAAGTATAGCTGAGGGGTAAAGCATTCTTTATGCTGAAGTTATCAAGTCTTAGCTCTGTTTTCTCATTTCCGTTCTTCTTCTATATTTCTCATCTTCAATTCTGTATCGGTCTAATTCGCATCCCCTTTCTACTTAGATTTTTGTTGCCCTATCCTTACTATCATTAGCATTTACATTGTAATCACAATTACTGTTGAGTTAATATAATGAGTTGGTTGGGTGTAATATTCAGCTTGTTACAATATTTGTCAATTCTGATAGTGATGGAAGGCTGGACTCTGGAGGACAGGTGAAAATCATTTCCCCCTCCAATTCTATACTTAATATCTTTTTACCTTTGATATGCACGATCCTCCCCCTATGTAATAATCGTTTAATATTATGTATTCCATTTTTTACCTTGATGCTTTACGTGTAATTTAATTATGTTTTATCTTATTTTAATGATAATTTAAGTTCAGTTagatcaacaacaacaaaaccaatATAATACCATAATCAGTTAGATCATTTCTTGATATTCTGTTAAATGAAAAGAAATCTAAAAAATGATCTGCATTATATTATGGTACAGTGAAATCATTTGAAGATGCAAATTATTCCATATGTCAATTGGTTTTTTGGCTCTTTAgaaacttgtttttagttttatggccatatctcttttttttttacacatAACAGATCTgccttttacacataagagatcttaAAAGGTCATTATCTTAAATTCAAAATTGTTAAGGGGCATGATGTACAAATAGCATACTAATAATTTACTTGAGAGAGAtttgaaaataacatttcaatatgGGTAAGCTTTGATGAATCATGACAACAATCCCATATATCACATGGGGGAGTTTAATCCAGAAAAAACACGAGGCATTAAATGTAATTTGTTACTGAATTAGGAAAGCTTTGCTAACTCTAGTTAAGTTTACAGGACGATGAAACAATAGCTAATGGACAAATAGAAACATGGTCTCAATCAGACATATATATCTGTGAACAAGGTGGTTCCATATGTTAAAATAAATGTTGCTATGCTAATCAAGATTCAAGATATCAAACCTCCAATCACAAGCAGCTTTTCCAGGAACCAACTAGAGCTAACAAATAGCTACCTGCCATTCTCCTTTTTGACAACCTTAAACAAACTGGTTTTGACAATGACGAACAAGTTAGCAGGGAACTATAATAGCAAGCAACAAACAACAAACAAATACTCCTAATATATGCATTTCAAAAGTACATGTCACTGACCCTTTTGCACATGACACCAAATGAATACATTAGGTTACCAAAATAGATATATCTAAATGTATAACAGGTATAAGGATTAAGCTCACTTCCTGTGGAAACCATGTAAAGATCTTGGAGATCCCTCAAAAAGATCCAAAAGGAAGTTCTCCAAATCGTCTGCAGTATACTTTATGTGTTTATCACTTATATGATTGGCGTGTCTTCCAACAAATGTCCTGTATGCCTGAATAACCTTGAGAGATGTTGAGATTCGAAGATCATCACGAAGTTGACTATCTGGGATTGACCAACCTGTCTGGCTCTTGTAAACATCCTCAAATGCGAGGTAAAAGATGAGTAGTCTCTCCTTGAGAAGAGTTCTCGAGATAGAATTCGAGCCTGGATTCTGTAGCCCTTCATCCCTGAGTAAAGAGAGGATAGAACTCCATGTAGCTCTCTCGTAGCTCATTGCATGGTGTTGGAATTTCCAATTATGTTTGCGAATCCAATCGTCGCCAAGTATTGTTCTTAGATTGGAATTCTTCACCTTTTCAGCCATGTAATGAATATTATTCATTAAGAAAAGGTGACCTAGTGAGTCATCCTTGTATAACTTGGACTTGTCCTCAAGGTTGCATTCCAAAATTGAAGTGAAGGATCGAAAATGTTGAGCCAGTGGAGATATATAACAGGGTCTGTCCGTGTTATCTTCTTCTCTATCAGGTGTCATGTCTGGTAAAATGGCTGCTGAATCTTCCTTCTCATATCCCTTCAGAAGTTCATCAAGCGTTTTGCTATAATCGATAAGAGTTTTCATGTAGTTCATAACGTACCTCGTTAGATGGTGTATTCCACCACCCGGGAAAGGGTTGGCCGATATGCTGGAAGCAACAGCATTTTCAAATTCCAGAAAGGTTGCCTTTGCGCAATCGCCCAAACTTCTAAGGATGTCCTGGCATTCTGTTCTAACACATAACCCTGCCTCATCAGAGTACATAGCATCAATATCTGGGATAAGATCTGCGAGCAGCTCATACATGTCAAGAATCCGAATCAACTTCTCCGGTTGATGAGGGCCAATAGCTATGGCTTCACCAAAGTTCAGAAGCTGTACGATTGAAGCTTTCGAGGCCTCAGCAAAGCAAACTGAACTAACTGCTTCCAGCTCGCTAAAAATCTGATCGCTTAGCCACTTTTCACTGGCAAGATAAATGCGCACAAAGATCTTCATAGCGCGTATCCACCTCCTGATTTTGGAGTTCAACGAGTTCCATTCCATCTTCAGTACATCCTCAATGCTCAACTTCTCTACTTCAAGAATGAAGAGGCAATCGTCCAAGGCATCTTTTCTGACATTGATAAATGCCTGAGAACACTCCCGACCATAATTTGAATCGAACATCAAATTGGCAATGCATCTTAGGTCAGGAATAACATCCGGATGCACGAGTTCAATGATGTACTCCTCAAAGCTCCTACTCATGCTATCTCTTTGAACCACATCCTCAACCGAGTCATCCCCAAAAGACACAATAGAGCCATCATCTAATGTATCGTCCTCGCTTGAACGAAAGGACATATGCTCAGGCTCAAAAGGCTGCATGTTCTGAACAAGCAAATGAGTAAACTCCTCCTCAAGCCGATTCATTGCTGTTTGAAGAAGATTGTGAGCCTTACGCAGAAGCTCGTCTTCTCTACTACCTTTATCCACATTCAAACCCTCCAATCTCTCGATCAATTTTCGAGCTTGATCCACATACCTCAAATACTCATATGCTTCTTCTTGGCCACAATCCCAAATCATTGACTGACCCACCTCCCAATTCATTACCTTAGTCTGAACTAAATTAAGCTGCTCCTCCAGCTCAATAAACTGCTCCTCAGTTTGATCACCAGAATCCGCATCTTGGGTATCACTCACTCTAGTAATGGAGGACAATTGGGTGCCTAAATCAGCCAATATTTTTCTAGCATCATCGGTTAAAGTCCTATTTGAACCCAACGCTTTAACAATGTTCTGTGCAGCAGCTATTAGGTTTTCTTCCTCTTCCATTAAGGGGACTGAAGTTTCACAGTCTCCCATATCATCCAAGAGCTAAAAAAATTAGCTCAAGGTTAACCCCAAACAGGTAAAAATTGCAACTTTAAAACTTCTACCTCTTGACAAGTTCAATGGGGGAAACCAAAGATATCAACAAAGAACTTCACCAAGAAAGATATCAAAGAGATATTACCTGCAAATATAAGTTAATTTAGAGTTAACCCAAATTCCTTTTGAGGGGAAAAAGTAACAAAAAGAtgtagaaaattaaaaaaagtgGGGCGGCGGGCTATAAGAAAACAAAAAGTAGCAAAGTTTAGGTATAAATTAGAGTGCGAGTTTTTAAAAACAGCAAATACAATGGGCAGATGCAAGAACCAGAGGAAGCTGAAAATGCGCAAAGCTGAAATCTTGAATATGGAGAAAGAGAACAAATCAGCAAAACAAGATCCACATATACAGTTATGTGCATATAGCTTATGAGCAGAGAGGGGAACTCAAAGCAAAGAAGAGATAAAAAGAGACTGACCCTTTTTAGCAGAGTGGCAATGATCGGACAGAGAATGAAAATTCAATAGTGTTTTTCTCGGAGAAATGAAGCTGAAAATTTGTGCAGAGAGCCGACCTTCCAAAAGTATGTGTGCAACATGATGTCGCTGCTTCTTATTGGAGTAATATAATaactttctattttcttttttcttttttctttttcctttgaaATGGCCAGTGCTGTGCTGCTTTGACCTTGAGTCTTCGTGGAATATATATAGAAGTTACCTGACATTGGTCTTGCGTGTAAAACTTTTATTTTTACAATTTACAAGTAATATTCAAATACTACGCCGTTCATTTGTTAAATAAAGAATTAAAGAATTATGACGCCTTAATTAACTATATATAGTATTAACTTTTTAAAGTCTTGTGGTATTCAATATATCATATTGTTCTTACAAAAGCAGGTTATTAGACAAATAAGAatgttaaaatttaaaaaatgtttTCTAATGTAGAAAGATTTCAATTTCTTTAACTAACCAAAGTATATAAAATGGAACTAGAGAGTGCTAATACAATAATACTCTCTCATAACTTACCAAAAAGTCAATAACAAGTAATTTTTTGTAATTAATGTAAATTGATAACGTATAAAGCAAAGCAAGTAATCTACAAAAACCAAtaaaatttcaataatttaacttaaattCATAATAAATTGAGCTTAGACTTTAGGATGATTGTGTAAAGAGTTGAAAATATATTTCAAATCTTGGTCTAACTAATTGCTTCTAGAGTAATACTACAATATTATGGGAAAACGTTAGTTGTTGGCTTTTAATGGTTAAAAGGACACATGGAAGATAAGCTGAATAAAACCAAGATAACCAAAATTCAGATACTTTGATTGTTGATGGAAAAGAAAAGGTACTTTGATTGTGGACGACGAAAAAGGGGAAGAAAAGTCGCGAGACCAGCACTGGGGCAAATCTTTCCAACTTTGAAAACAGTAGTCTTattgttttatttttgtttttatttttatttttatttttgtttttgtaaaaTAGTGACTACAACAGTCAACTTATTCATCTTCTTTCTTGTTAGGATGATTCGGATTTCATAACAATAAACTCTTAATTACGTTCCATAAACTACTAGCTCTTATTTGATCATTACACTTTAGATTGTATTTTTCTATCATTTTCAAATGCCATTTTGATGACTCAAACATGAGATCTCAGATTTAGACTAGAACAGAATTATCGCGTTACGAGCCATAGACAAAGTTTAAATTCACCTTAGAAATGTCATATTCTGAAAGTTTGTCAATTTGGTTACAATCTCGATTTAGCTAACGTGGAACTTCGGTCTTTAATATTTTGTACGAAGGAGGCGTTTAACTTTAATCTTTTGCACTGTTACACCTTTAATTTATTCTGCTGTAGTGGTATTCGAGTCAGTTTGTATGCACTTCGACTATTTCACCTAGTGCCTATTAGCTTTCACGCACTTGGACTATTCCATCACATACCTACTATCTCTCACCAGCATATGTATTAGGAAACTCTGTCCCCCAAACCTTAAACATATAAAAAGAAATCACTTAGTATTTTTTACTAGCACTAGGATAATCAAATGAAATTTATGTGATGACATACAAAAAAATGGAAAAGGTGTTGGTTAACAACAATCTTTTTGTTTTAAATTAGATTAAATGGACAGGTAACATACTTGTCATTGTTAGTTGGTTATTTTGAGATTTAATTTTATGCATTGACGGTATAAGAACTATTTACATAAGTATATTACCGattaaaaaaaaagtcaaaatgacATAAGTGCCCCCTAAACTTGCAACGGTGTTTCGAGCCAGTAACGAAACTTACGGATTTCTCATTTAAGCATTCTTACTTGACGAATGTgcatttataaaaatattaatatgctataatatgttaaattatatgaataatataaaa containing:
- the LOC104092950 gene encoding exocyst complex component EXO70E2-like; the encoded protein is MGDCETSVPLMEEEENLIAAAQNIVKALGSNRTLTDDARKILADLGTQLSSITRVSDTQDADSGDQTEEQFIELEEQLNLVQTKVMNWEVGQSMIWDCGQEEAYEYLRYVDQARKLIERLEGLNVDKGSREDELLRKAHNLLQTAMNRLEEEFTHLLVQNMQPFEPEHMSFRSSEDDTLDDGSIVSFGDDSVEDVVQRDSMSRSFEEYIIELVHPDVIPDLRCIANLMFDSNYGRECSQAFINVRKDALDDCLFILEVEKLSIEDVLKMEWNSLNSKIRRWIRAMKIFVRIYLASEKWLSDQIFSELEAVSSVCFAEASKASIVQLLNFGEAIAIGPHQPEKLIRILDMYELLADLIPDIDAMYSDEAGLCVRTECQDILRSLGDCAKATFLEFENAVASSISANPFPGGGIHHLTRYVMNYMKTLIDYSKTLDELLKGYEKEDSAAILPDMTPDREEDNTDRPCYISPLAQHFRSFTSILECNLEDKSKLYKDDSLGHLFLMNNIHYMAEKVKNSNLRTILGDDWIRKHNWKFQHHAMSYERATWSSILSLLRDEGLQNPGSNSISRTLLKERLLIFYLAFEDVYKSQTGWSIPDSQLRDDLRISTSLKVIQAYRTFVGRHANHISDKHIKYTADDLENFLLDLFEGSPRSLHGFHRK